Within Dysosmobacter sp. Marseille-Q4140, the genomic segment CCACGGAGTACGCCTCCCAACAGCAGAGCCTGCTGGACCTGCTCTCGGCGCTGGAGGAGGCGGACCTGCTGGACCAGGTGGACGCCATCCACCTGGAGGACCTGGCGGTGCTGCGGATGGACTACGCCGGCCGCTTCGTGGTGGAGCTGCCCTATGGGGCGGACTACGATTACAAGCTGCGGTTTTTGACGGTCAGTCTGGAAGAGACTTCCATTCAGAACAACCAGGGCGGCACCATCCAGCTCACTGGCGACGACGGCAAGGTGAATTTCATCCCCTCCTGAGCGGGCGGCGCCGGGATCCGACGGAAAATTCCCGGATCCGCCGGGAAAAAACCTGGGGAAAAGGAAGAGAGGCACTTGACCGGAAGGGGAAAGTGTCATACAATAAACTAAATATCGAAACCACAGGATATTGTGAGATCAAGAGGGGGTTTTTCCCCTTTTCTACAAATGATAGTAGGAGGCACCACTATGGCATTTGGATTGGAGACCGGTCCCGATACCGTTGTCAATATCAAGGTCATCGGCGTGGGCGGCGGCGGCAACAATGTGGTCAACCGCATGGTCCGCAGCGGCACCAAGGGCGTGGACTTCGTGGCGGTCAACACCGACAAGCAGGCGCTGAACGTCTCCAGCGCCAACTATAAAATTCAGATCGGCGAAAAGCTGACCCACGGCCAGGGCGCCGGTTCCGATCCTGAGGTGGGCCGCAAGAGCGCCGAGGAGAGCCGCAACCAGATCGCCAAGGCGCTGGAGGACACCGACATGGTGTTCATCACCGCCGGCATGGGCGGCGGCACCGGCACCGGCGGTGCACCCATTGTGGCGGAGATCGCCAAGGAAATGGATATCCTCACCGTGGCGGTGGTCACCAAGCCCTTCGGCTTTGAGGGGCGCCGCCGGATGCAGCAGGCCGAGGCCGGCATCGCCGAGCTGGAGGGGAAGGTGGACTCCCTGGTCATCATCCCCAACGAGCGGCTCAAGCACGCCACGGACCAGAAGATCACCTTTGCCAACGCCTTCGAAATCGCCGACGATGTGCTGCGCCAGGCAGTGCAGTCCATCTCCGACCTGATTCGGGACACCGGCTTCATCAACCTGGACTTCGCGGACGTCACCGCCATCATGAAAAACGCCGGCATGGCCCACATGGGCGTGGGCCGGGCCGCCGGCAAGGGCAAGGCCGAGGAGGCCGCCAAGATGGCCATTTCCAGCCCCCTGCTGGAGACCTCCATCGAGGGGGCCAAGGGCGTCCTCATCAATGTCACCGGCTCCATGGACATCGGACTGGAGGAAGTGGAGCAGGCCGCCAGCCTGGTCCAGGCCGCCGTCCATCCCGACGCCCTCACCATCTTCGGCGCCACCTTCGATGAGACGCTGGACGACGAGATCCGCGTCACCGTTATCGCCACCGGCTTCGACAAGGCGCCGGGCGACCTGCCCAAGATGGCCGCGTCCCAGCAGCCCGCTTCCAACGCCGCTCCGGCTCCGGTGCCCCTTCAGGAGGATGTGCCCAAGCCCCAGGAGCCGGAGGAAGATCCCTTCGACGATATTTTCAAAATTTTCAACAAACGGGATTGAATATTTTTGGAAGGACCCGCAGGAGTTTGCCTGCGGGTCCTTTGTATATCTTGGCGCCGTCCCGGTTTCCGAATGCTGCCATGGCGGCGCTGGCGGTTTTTGCATGGGCTGATTTCACCTCTGCGGCAGATGATAACGGTGCCGGCAAATTTCGACGTTTGCCGGCTGCGTTTGAGAAAGGGGTGATTTCATTTGTATGGACCATTTCAAAAAGCGAACGGTGTGCTGCGGGGCGGCGCGGCACTCCTTCTGGCATTGCTGCTGTGCACGGCGCCCTTCGGCGCCGGTGTGACGGCCTCGGCCGCCGGCAGTGAATCCTCCGCCCGGATGCTGGTGCCCGTGGGCCACACCATCGGCATCAAGCTGTTCGCAAGAGGCGTGCTGGTGGTGAAGCTCTCCGACGGCGGGACCCCCGCCAAGGACTGCGGCCTCCAGACCGGCGACGTCATCGTCAAGTGCGGCGGCGTGTCCGTCACCTCCACGGAGCAGTTCCAGACCCTGCTCCAGGAGAACGGCGGCGACGCCACGGACCTCCAGATCCGCCGGGGCGGCGAGAGCATGACATTGGAGGTGGAGCCCCGTCCCAACGACCAGGGCCAGTATGCCATCGGTGCCTGGATCCGGGACAGCATGGCCGGCATCGGCACCATGACCTATTATGACCCGGCCACCGGTGCGTTCGGCGCTCTGGGCCACGGCATCACCGACGTGGACACGGCCCAGCTGATGCCCTTCTCCTCCGGCTCCATCCTGCCCTCCACCGTCAAGGCGGTGAAAAAGGGCGCCTCCGGCGCGGCCGGGGAGCTGCGGGGAGATTTTGACCTGGCCCGGGATCTGGGTACGTTGTCTGCCAACACCGCCTCCGGCGTGTTCGGCACAGTGGAAGAGAGCGATTTTACCGAGAGCCTGACCGGTGCGCTGCCGGTGGCGAAGGCCTCGGAGGTCCGAACCGGCCCGGCGGTGATTCTCTCCAATGTGGAGGGCGATCACGTGGCGGAATATGATGTGGAAATTTTACAGATCGTAGAGGGTTCCGCAGACGGGCGGGACCTGGTGATCTCCGTGACGGACCCGGAACTGATCGCCGCCACCGGCGGCATCGTCCAGGGCATGAGCGGCAGCCCCATTTTGCAGAACGGAAAATTTGTGGGCGCCGTGACCCATGTGCTGCTGAATGACCCAACCAAAGGATATGGAATTTTGATGGAAACTATGCTCAAAGCGGGGCAGGCCGCCTGACCGGCCGCTCACGCAGCAGGCCCGCCGGATCACCGGCGGGCCTGTGTCACGGGTACTTGACGAGGAGAACAATTTTCCATATCATGAGATGAAGGATACGGACGAGCCGCGGCTCATACCAAGGCCAGCTTGGCGTTGAGCTTTTTGTAGATCCGCTCCCGGAACCAGGGCTCCGTGGAGGCGGCCACCGCCTCCTCCAGGCCGAACCAGCCCACGGCGCTGTTCTCATCGGGCTTGCGGCGCACCGGGTCCGCCGGGTCTGCCTCCAGCAGATAGGTGACGTTGAGGTGCAGGTGGGAGGAGACGTACACGCCCCGCTTCTCGTGGCCGTCCACGGTCAGGATCTCCAGGGAGTAGATCTCCGGCGATACCGGCCGCACACGGGTCAGGCCGCTCTCCTCCCGGACTTCCCGCAGGGCCACTGCCAGCAGGTCCCGCTCCCCGTCGGCGTGGCCGCCCAGCCAGGCCCAGGACCCGTACAGATTGTGATACGCCATCAGCACCTGCCGCCGGTCCGGGCTCACCACCCAGGCCGAGGCTGTCAGGTGAGCGGAGGCATTGTCCCGGGTATACAGCGCCTCGCCGCTGCCCAGCCGCCGCAGCAGCTCCGCCCGGTCCTGCTCCTCCTGGGGGTTCCAGGGCTGAAAGGCCCTGATCTGCTCCAATAGCTCCATTTCACCGCCGCCTTTTTCGTTCAGATGTCCCGATTTTAGCACAAAGCGGCGGGAAAGGGAAGAGCGCCGCGCGGGAGGTGGCAGAAACCGTCGAATGATTTTTGGGATTTATTTACAGTTCGCGCTTGCAAAGACTGTAAGTTTATGGTAATTTATAGAAAACGTGATTTCAAGCTCTGCGAATCCGTCGCAAAGGGGGCGAGGGGCGCCGTGGATGGAAAAACGGCGTGGAGCCCCGCTGAAAAGCAGGTTTGATTGCTGAAAAATTCTGAAAAAAGGACTGGGAGAACATGGACATCAGAAGAACCGTACTACTGGCAGATGCCAATGAGGAATTCCGCGCCATGCTGCGGGAGGCTATGGAACAAGCGGGGGAGTTCAGCGTCGCGGCCTCCGCCGGAGACGGCGCGGAGGCCCTGCGGCTGGCGGAGCAGTGCCGGCCGGACCTGGTAGTGATGGACGTGGTGCTGCCGGTGGTGGATGGACT encodes:
- the ftsZ gene encoding cell division protein FtsZ encodes the protein MAFGLETGPDTVVNIKVIGVGGGGNNVVNRMVRSGTKGVDFVAVNTDKQALNVSSANYKIQIGEKLTHGQGAGSDPEVGRKSAEESRNQIAKALEDTDMVFITAGMGGGTGTGGAPIVAEIAKEMDILTVAVVTKPFGFEGRRRMQQAEAGIAELEGKVDSLVIIPNERLKHATDQKITFANAFEIADDVLRQAVQSISDLIRDTGFINLDFADVTAIMKNAGMAHMGVGRAAGKGKAEEAAKMAISSPLLETSIEGAKGVLINVTGSMDIGLEEVEQAASLVQAAVHPDALTIFGATFDETLDDEIRVTVIATGFDKAPGDLPKMAASQQPASNAAPAPVPLQEDVPKPQEPEEDPFDDIFKIFNKRD
- a CDS encoding NUDIX hydrolase yields the protein MELLEQIRAFQPWNPQEEQDRAELLRRLGSGEALYTRDNASAHLTASAWVVSPDRRQVLMAYHNLYGSWAWLGGHADGERDLLAVALREVREESGLTRVRPVSPEIYSLEILTVDGHEKRGVYVSSHLHLNVTYLLEADPADPVRRKPDENSAVGWFGLEEAVAASTEPWFRERIYKKLNAKLALV
- the spoIVB gene encoding SpoIVB peptidase, whose amino-acid sequence is MYGPFQKANGVLRGGAALLLALLLCTAPFGAGVTASAAGSESSARMLVPVGHTIGIKLFARGVLVVKLSDGGTPAKDCGLQTGDVIVKCGGVSVTSTEQFQTLLQENGGDATDLQIRRGGESMTLEVEPRPNDQGQYAIGAWIRDSMAGIGTMTYYDPATGAFGALGHGITDVDTAQLMPFSSGSILPSTVKAVKKGASGAAGELRGDFDLARDLGTLSANTASGVFGTVEESDFTESLTGALPVAKASEVRTGPAVILSNVEGDHVAEYDVEILQIVEGSADGRDLVISVTDPELIAATGGIVQGMSGSPILQNGKFVGAVTHVLLNDPTKGYGILMETMLKAGQAA